The Nostoc sp. 'Lobaria pulmonaria (5183) cyanobiont' genome window below encodes:
- a CDS encoding DUF1499 domain-containing protein: MVFAGKRPNNLGISNGNLASCPNSPNCVSSQSTDASHQIAPLTFTSTPEEAIANLKQIIESLPRTKIITENKDYLYAEFKSALLRFVDDVEFYLDRNANIIHVRSASRLGQSDLGVNRQRIETIRAKFK; encoded by the coding sequence ATGGTTTTTGCTGGCAAACGACCAAATAATTTAGGTATTAGCAACGGTAATTTAGCATCTTGCCCTAATTCCCCCAATTGCGTTTCTAGTCAGAGTACAGATGCATCTCACCAAATTGCACCACTGACTTTTACATCTACTCCAGAAGAAGCGATCGCTAATCTTAAACAGATTATTGAGTCTTTACCAAGAACCAAAATCATTACCGAAAATAAAGATTATTTATATGCAGAATTTAAAAGTGCTTTATTAAGATTTGTGGATGATGTAGAATTCTATCTAGACCGGAATGCCAATATTATCCACGTGCGTTCAGCTTCACGTTTAGGTCAGAGCGATTTGGGTGTTAATCGTCAACGAATAGAGACGATTAGAGCTAAGTTCAAGTAA
- the pgl gene encoding 6-phosphogluconolactonase, with product MNKTVEVLPDQPALVARALKLILSKLETAIEQRGRFTIALSGGSTPKPLYEAIATQKLPWDKIHIFWGDERYVPPDHPDSNELMTRRAWLDRVDIPAANIHPVPTLEANPELAAAKYEQQLKEFFNSSGVEFPALDVVLLGMGDDAHTASLFPHTEALKVRDRLVTVGNKDGNPRISFTYPLINSARSVIFLVAGANKRPALAQVFAPVADDFTYPSRLIQPQGELWWLLDAAAGLELQY from the coding sequence ATGAACAAAACCGTTGAAGTTTTACCGGATCAGCCAGCGCTGGTTGCACGAGCGCTAAAATTAATTCTGTCCAAGTTAGAAACTGCCATTGAGCAGCGGGGGCGGTTTACCATCGCCTTGTCTGGCGGCAGTACACCTAAACCGTTATACGAAGCGATTGCTACTCAAAAACTGCCTTGGGATAAAATTCATATATTCTGGGGGGATGAGCGTTACGTACCACCAGATCACCCCGATAGCAATGAACTGATGACGCGTCGTGCGTGGCTAGATCGCGTTGATATCCCAGCGGCTAACATTCACCCCGTACCAACTTTAGAAGCCAATCCAGAACTGGCTGCTGCCAAGTACGAACAACAGCTCAAAGAATTTTTCAATTCTTCTGGGGTCGAGTTTCCCGCCTTGGATGTAGTATTACTAGGAATGGGTGATGATGCACATACCGCATCTTTGTTTCCCCACACAGAGGCTCTTAAAGTACGCGATCGCCTCGTCACTGTAGGTAACAAAGACGGAAACCCCAGGATAAGTTTTACATATCCCTTGATCAACTCTGCTCGTAGCGTGATTTTTCTGGTTGCTGGTGCAAATAAACGACCAGCTTTAGCGCAAGTCTTTGCACCTGTAGCCGATGACTTCACTTACCCATCCCGCTTAATTCAGCCCCAAGGAGAGCTTTGGTGGCTGCTGGATGCAGCAGCAGGTTTGGAACTTCAATATTGA
- a CDS encoding DUF1345 domain-containing protein, with protein sequence MRLNLFKNFDSRPRLMIAGGLAVLVLVILPHSLHLPTRLLCAWNSGIDFFLAITWWKMIKANPEKIRRYAENEYEGHLAIFILVIAAACASVLAIGFLLTDKKGLSTILLTLHVILSIMTIVGSWLLVHTMFAVQYAHSYYKYINRNHSEEITGGLDFPHNDYPDYWEFLYYSFVVGMTSQVSDVQTTSPGMRRLTLLHGILSFFFNTTILAMSINIIASLI encoded by the coding sequence GTGAGACTTAATTTATTTAAAAACTTTGACTCCCGACCCCGACTGATGATTGCTGGCGGACTTGCTGTATTAGTTTTAGTAATCCTGCCGCATTCTCTGCACTTACCTACTCGCCTTCTCTGCGCTTGGAACTCTGGTATTGACTTTTTCTTAGCGATAACGTGGTGGAAAATGATTAAGGCTAACCCAGAAAAAATCCGCCGTTATGCTGAGAATGAATATGAAGGACATTTGGCTATATTTATACTGGTGATTGCTGCGGCTTGTGCCAGTGTTTTAGCCATTGGGTTTTTATTAACTGATAAAAAAGGGTTGTCAACAATTCTGCTTACCCTACATGTCATACTTTCGATTATGACCATTGTCGGTTCCTGGCTACTAGTGCATACGATGTTTGCAGTGCAATATGCACACAGCTATTACAAATATATTAATCGTAATCATAGTGAAGAGATCACCGGAGGTTTAGATTTTCCTCATAACGACTATCCAGATTACTGGGAATTTTTATATTATTCATTTGTAGTCGGCATGACCAGTCAAGTTTCAGATGTGCAGACAACATCACCCGGTATGAGACGCTTGACTCTGTTACATGGCATATTATCCTTCTTTTTCAATACCACCATTTTAGCTATGAGTATTAATATCATTGCATCGCTGATTTAA
- a CDS encoding MlaE family lipid ABC transporter permease subunit translates to MQPKTNFEQSGITRCFAAILLFGQVWLHLLQGKTYYRKILQHLVTAGPGSISPVLLVSGFAGMIFTIQITRELARFGAVNAVGGAFALAFCRELAPILTASIMAGQVGSAFAAEIGAMRVTEQIDALYMLKTDPIDYLVLPRVIACCLMVPLMTILALVTGIIGGVFAASKFYQIIPETFLESVRNFLEPSDLFIILLKGFIFGVLVAVIGCSWGLTTRGGAKEVGESATKAVVTSWVSIFIMDFFLSLLLFEQPAF, encoded by the coding sequence TTGCAACCAAAAACAAATTTTGAGCAATCTGGGATTACACGCTGTTTTGCAGCAATACTGCTCTTTGGTCAAGTGTGGCTACATTTACTCCAAGGGAAAACGTACTATCGCAAGATTTTGCAACATCTTGTTACCGCTGGACCAGGTTCTATTTCTCCAGTTCTCCTTGTCAGCGGTTTTGCAGGAATGATTTTTACTATTCAGATAACGAGGGAATTAGCCCGATTTGGGGCTGTCAATGCTGTGGGAGGTGCTTTTGCCTTAGCTTTTTGTAGAGAATTGGCTCCAATTTTGACCGCTAGTATTATGGCGGGACAAGTAGGTTCTGCTTTTGCAGCAGAAATAGGTGCAATGCGAGTCACAGAGCAAATTGATGCACTTTATATGCTCAAAACCGATCCAATTGATTATCTAGTACTTCCTAGAGTAATTGCTTGTTGTTTGATGGTGCCTTTGATGACGATTTTGGCTTTAGTTACGGGCATTATCGGCGGAGTTTTTGCTGCATCAAAGTTTTACCAAATTATTCCTGAAACATTTTTAGAATCAGTCAGAAATTTTTTAGAACCGTCAGATTTATTTATTATTTTGCTAAAAGGGTTTATTTTTGGAGTGCTGGTTGCTGTCATTGGCTGTAGTTGGGGTTTAACTACTAGAGGGGGAGCAAAGGAAGTAGGAGAATCGGCAACAAAAGCAGTTGTTACTAGTTGGGTATCTATTTTTATTATGGATTTTTTCCTCTCTCTACTGCTGTTTGAACAGCCTGCATTTTGA
- the rph gene encoding ribonuclease PH, whose translation MTWQRPDGRIPYELRPISFHPNFTRFAPGSVLARCGDTQVLCTVSVNKGVPKFLEGTGKGWLTAEYRMLPSATQKRQERELLKLSGRTQEIQRLIGRSLRAAIDFEALGERTLTVDADVLQADAGTRTTAITGSFVALAHAISKLLQEGVLERSPLCGQVAAVSVGLLEEEPFLDLNYTEDVAATVDFNVVMNQHLGIIEVQGTAEEGSFSRTQLDQLLDVAQKGIQELLIAQREAIADWEALFAIN comes from the coding sequence ATGACTTGGCAGCGTCCTGACGGTCGGATTCCCTACGAACTACGTCCGATTAGCTTTCACCCCAATTTCACCCGCTTTGCCCCCGGTTCTGTTCTCGCAAGATGCGGTGATACTCAAGTACTTTGTACTGTTAGTGTTAATAAGGGAGTTCCAAAGTTTCTCGAAGGAACTGGTAAAGGCTGGCTAACTGCTGAGTACCGAATGTTACCATCTGCTACTCAAAAACGCCAAGAAAGAGAACTATTGAAATTATCTGGACGGACGCAAGAAATTCAACGTCTAATTGGACGCAGCTTACGCGCAGCAATAGATTTTGAGGCACTGGGAGAACGCACGCTGACTGTGGATGCTGATGTGTTGCAAGCAGATGCTGGAACTCGGACAACAGCCATTACAGGCTCGTTTGTGGCGTTGGCTCATGCAATTTCTAAATTGTTGCAAGAGGGCGTGTTGGAGCGATCGCCTTTGTGTGGACAGGTAGCAGCAGTTTCCGTAGGATTACTGGAGGAAGAGCCATTTTTGGATTTAAATTATACTGAAGATGTGGCTGCAACAGTAGATTTTAATGTGGTGATGAATCAACACCTGGGAATCATTGAAGTCCAAGGAACAGCCGAAGAAGGCAGCTTTAGCCGCACCCAGTTAGATCAACTGCTAGATGTCGCCCAAAAAGGAATTCAAGAATTGTTAATTGCCCAACGTGAAGCGATCGCAGACTGGGAGGCGTTGTTTGCGATTAATTAG
- a CDS encoding P-loop NTPase family protein, which produces MVAQLETPSINSPITLPYPVEGLVQVFTSSHRNFFTTVMAQSLRIAGQGTPVLIVQFLKGGIRQGHDRPIQLGQNLDWIRCDLPRCIDTPHLDDRENQALQKLWQYTQQVVCESKYSLAVLDELSLAINFGLIPEMEVLAFLAKRPPHVDIILTGTEMPKSLLDVADQITEIRRSYRP; this is translated from the coding sequence ATGGTTGCCCAGCTAGAAACTCCAAGTATAAATTCACCCATTACCTTACCATATCCAGTTGAAGGGCTAGTGCAAGTTTTCACTAGCTCCCATCGCAACTTTTTTACGACGGTTATGGCTCAATCACTGAGAATAGCTGGACAAGGAACGCCAGTATTAATCGTGCAGTTTCTTAAAGGGGGCATTCGTCAAGGACATGATCGACCCATACAATTAGGACAAAATTTAGATTGGATTCGCTGTGATTTGCCTCGTTGTATTGATACACCACATTTAGACGATAGAGAAAATCAAGCATTACAAAAGCTGTGGCAATATACACAGCAGGTAGTGTGTGAGAGCAAGTATTCTCTCGCAGTCTTAGATGAGTTAAGTTTAGCGATTAACTTTGGTTTAATTCCTGAAATGGAAGTTTTAGCGTTTCTAGCAAAACGCCCTCCCCATGTTGATATCATTCTTACAGGGACAGAGATGCCGAAATCTCTTTTGGATGTGGCAGATCAAATTACAGAGATCCGCCGGAGTTATCGACCTTAA
- the cruG gene encoding 2'-O-glycosyltransferase CruG — MTNDNTLIVESAISLLLLLIQVPATAILFSRLLKGPRRHPPIEPQQPIPELLGKVSIVVPTLNEALRISPLLTGLSQQSYEVREIMVVDSKSSDRTPDLVKASQQKDPRFRLMTDDPLPSGWVGRPWALHNGFLYSSEASQWFLGLDADIQPHPGLVAGLVKTAEAQGYDLVSLSPQFILKYPGECWLQPALLMTLLYRFDPAGINTEQPERVMANGQCFLCRRSVLAAVGGYSSARSSFCDDVTLARNIAIQGYKVGFLDGAKVLKVRMYEGAMETWKEWGRSLDLKDATSRSQLWGDLWLLTSVQGLPFLIVLTFLLISPTLSYLPTPPLLLLGLNLFLLVIRFAMLIAIAPSYDRTNAKGSWLFWLSPLADPFAVLRIFLSAFRTPREWRGRKYSAEL, encoded by the coding sequence ATGACTAATGACAACACTTTGATAGTAGAAAGCGCCATTTCTCTTTTATTGCTACTTATCCAAGTACCAGCAACGGCGATTCTGTTTTCACGTTTGTTAAAGGGGCCAAGACGCCATCCTCCAATAGAACCCCAACAACCGATACCTGAGCTTTTAGGTAAGGTTAGCATCGTTGTTCCTACACTGAACGAAGCGCTTCGCATTAGCCCTCTGTTGACTGGTTTAAGTCAGCAAAGCTATGAAGTTCGGGAAATTATGGTTGTAGACAGCAAGTCCAGCGATCGCACCCCCGATTTGGTAAAAGCTTCACAGCAAAAAGATCCGCGCTTTCGCCTGATGACAGATGATCCCTTACCCTCTGGTTGGGTGGGGCGTCCTTGGGCGTTGCATAACGGTTTTCTATATAGCTCAGAGGCTAGTCAGTGGTTCTTGGGGTTGGATGCTGATATCCAACCACATCCTGGTTTAGTTGCTGGTTTGGTAAAGACGGCCGAAGCACAAGGCTACGATTTGGTTTCTCTTTCACCCCAGTTCATCCTCAAATACCCTGGAGAGTGCTGGCTACAACCGGCTTTATTGATGACTCTGCTTTACCGATTTGACCCAGCCGGGATCAATACAGAGCAACCAGAACGGGTAATGGCAAATGGGCAGTGTTTTTTGTGTCGTCGCTCCGTTTTAGCTGCTGTGGGTGGTTATAGCAGTGCGAGGAGTTCTTTTTGTGATGATGTCACCTTAGCACGCAATATTGCTATCCAAGGGTATAAAGTCGGCTTTTTAGACGGTGCAAAGGTATTAAAAGTACGCATGTATGAAGGGGCGATGGAGACATGGAAGGAGTGGGGGCGGAGTCTCGACCTTAAAGATGCAACTTCTCGCTCTCAGTTGTGGGGAGATTTATGGCTACTCACATCTGTTCAAGGTCTACCGTTTTTAATTGTCCTGACTTTTTTGTTGATTTCTCCCACACTCTCATATTTGCCAACTCCCCCACTCCTACTGCTGGGACTGAATTTATTCCTGTTGGTGATTCGCTTTGCGATGCTAATAGCGATCGCACCTTCTTATGATCGCACAAACGCTAAAGGCAGCTGGTTATTCTGGCTTTCCCCTTTGGCCGACCCCTTCGCTGTGCTACGAATCTTCTTATCTGCATTCCGCACCCCGCGCGAGTGGCGAGGACGCAAGTATAGTGCTGAGTTGTGA
- a CDS encoding M50 family metallopeptidase — MREPSKNFEPLLAKEAPLVVERMGLTWLVAAAIATALLWQVPKGDYILYPFTILATWFHEMGHGLMALLLGGQFQKLQIFSNGSGVATYGIRSSLGPIVPAIIAAAGPMGPPLAGAALILASRSFTAATLCLKILGSFLLLSTLIWVRSWFGLVAIPLLGLIILGIALRAPRWVQGFVIQFLGVQACVSTYHQLDYLFSSSAGPLGISDTAQMQRYLLLPYWFWGGLMAIASLVILIQSLRVAYRSE; from the coding sequence ATGAGGGAACCAAGTAAAAATTTTGAACCCTTGCTCGCTAAAGAAGCCCCGCTAGTTGTTGAACGTATGGGGCTAACCTGGCTAGTTGCAGCAGCGATCGCAACTGCTTTATTGTGGCAAGTACCAAAAGGAGATTATATCTTATACCCATTTACAATTCTGGCAACTTGGTTTCATGAAATGGGTCACGGTTTAATGGCACTGCTATTAGGGGGACAGTTTCAGAAGTTGCAGATTTTTAGCAATGGTTCTGGTGTCGCAACTTATGGCATTCGTTCGTCATTGGGGCCAATTGTCCCAGCAATAATCGCCGCAGCCGGGCCAATGGGGCCGCCTCTTGCCGGTGCAGCTTTGATTCTGGCTTCCCGCAGTTTTACAGCAGCAACCCTCTGTTTGAAAATTTTAGGAAGTTTTTTGCTGTTGTCCACATTAATTTGGGTGCGTTCCTGGTTTGGATTGGTGGCAATTCCCTTACTAGGTTTAATAATCTTAGGTATTGCCTTAAGAGCACCTCGCTGGGTGCAAGGGTTTGTCATTCAATTTTTGGGTGTACAAGCTTGTGTAAGTACGTACCATCAACTTGATTATCTATTTAGTAGTTCTGCTGGGCCCCTTGGAATTTCTGATACAGCGCAAATGCAGCGATATTTGCTTTTACCTTACTGGTTTTGGGGCGGGTTAATGGCGATCGCATCTCTGGTGATTTTAATCCAAAGTCTCCGTGTTGCTTATCGTTCAGAGTGA
- a CDS encoding FHA domain-containing protein, with translation MLVCPNCNHPNPDGAVQCEACYTPLPATTNCPSCGATVQADAAFCGQCGYNLHSAGVPHVHTAVAATVTPDIPVEVPALAPPDPLLELLQPDALGISGSTNSHPPESSLPPTEVAVPPEPAPQVPVTVSSPPEPPPTVVAQPVVSGQSSIPTPPPVEPAPASEIEAKEPAAPASTATAARTQLQQVTARLIHVQSDRLIELPQNFSVIHIGKPNDRIPPDIDVSGFPNSEIVSRIHADIRVEGDAHYVEDVGSSNGTYINNLPLLPGNRHRLRPGDRISLGKGDLMTFLFQLA, from the coding sequence ATGCTCGTCTGCCCTAATTGCAATCATCCCAACCCTGACGGCGCTGTCCAATGTGAAGCTTGTTATACACCGTTACCTGCGACTACTAATTGTCCCAGTTGTGGAGCAACTGTGCAGGCAGATGCTGCATTCTGCGGTCAGTGTGGCTATAACCTTCACTCCGCAGGTGTTCCACACGTTCATACCGCAGTAGCTGCAACAGTAACTCCCGATATTCCCGTGGAAGTGCCAGCGTTAGCTCCACCCGATCCACTGTTAGAACTTTTACAACCAGATGCCTTGGGAATAAGCGGTTCTACTAACTCCCATCCTCCCGAATCATCTTTACCACCAACAGAGGTGGCAGTTCCCCCAGAACCAGCGCCACAGGTACCTGTTACAGTAAGCAGCCCCCCAGAGCCACCGCCAACCGTTGTAGCTCAACCCGTAGTCTCTGGACAGAGTAGTATTCCAACTCCACCACCTGTGGAACCAGCACCAGCCTCTGAAATCGAAGCAAAAGAGCCAGCAGCACCAGCATCAACTGCAACTGCTGCCAGAACGCAATTGCAGCAGGTTACAGCACGGTTAATCCACGTTCAAAGTGATCGCTTAATTGAATTGCCGCAAAATTTCTCTGTGATTCATATCGGCAAGCCCAATGACCGGATTCCTCCAGATATAGATGTTTCAGGATTTCCCAATTCCGAAATTGTCTCGCGGATTCATGCAGATATTCGCGTCGAGGGAGATGCTCATTATGTAGAGGATGTGGGAAGTTCTAATGGCACTTACATCAATAATTTGCCACTTTTACCAGGGAACCGTCATCGCTTGCGACCAGGCGATCGCATCAGCTTGGGTAAAGGAGACTTGATGACATTTCTGTTTCAACTTGCTTAA
- the rnhA gene encoding ribonuclease HI, whose product MSTQPTIQSIYTDGACTGNPGPGGWGVVVYFSDGSIHEMGDASPHTTNNKMEMQAAIAALQFLQTSQQAQPITLHTDSEYLINCVTKWVKGWKNKGWKKSDGKPVQNQDLLEILDELNTQQVKWQYVRGHSGNIGNERCDAIARAYASGKIPSIQQLYSTDFFKSLPSQNEVNVAKVADYEKNSRITNQSPQEISTSAPEITVMEPSIGPTAAVTDEKPPEMRVSQLRSLVETLRIADEISEKGYLITSSELADLMDVHASAVTSRGDQWRWRNWIVSRVRREGNQILWELERGDRVGGEEE is encoded by the coding sequence ATGTCCACCCAACCCACAATTCAAAGCATATACACTGATGGTGCTTGCACCGGTAATCCTGGCCCTGGCGGTTGGGGTGTTGTCGTCTACTTCAGCGACGGCTCAATCCACGAAATGGGCGATGCATCCCCTCATACCACTAATAATAAAATGGAGATGCAAGCTGCGATCGCTGCCCTTCAATTTCTGCAAACATCTCAACAAGCCCAACCCATCACCCTTCATACCGATAGCGAATACCTGATTAACTGCGTTACTAAATGGGTGAAAGGCTGGAAAAATAAAGGCTGGAAAAAGTCAGATGGTAAACCTGTCCAAAACCAAGACCTTTTAGAAATATTAGATGAACTCAATACCCAACAAGTAAAATGGCAATACGTCCGGGGACATTCTGGTAACATAGGTAACGAACGTTGTGATGCGATCGCTCGCGCTTATGCAAGTGGCAAAATCCCTTCGATACAACAATTATACTCCACAGATTTTTTTAAATCTTTACCTTCCCAAAATGAAGTAAATGTAGCAAAAGTAGCTGATTATGAAAAAAACTCTCGAATAACTAACCAAAGTCCGCAAGAAATCAGTACTTCTGCACCAGAAATAACCGTTATGGAACCATCAATTGGGCCAACTGCGGCCGTAACCGATGAAAAACCGCCAGAAATGAGGGTTTCGCAACTCCGCAGCTTGGTCGAAACTCTGCGTATAGCTGACGAAATTTCTGAAAAAGGCTACTTAATTACCAGTTCTGAGTTAGCAGACTTGATGGATGTCCACGCCAGCGCTGTCACCAGTCGTGGGGATCAATGGCGCTGGCGAAATTGGATAGTGTCACGGGTACGCCGTGAAGGAAATCAAATTCTTTGGGAATTGGAACGCGGGGATCGAGTAGGAGGTGAAGAGGAGTAA
- a CDS encoding alanine--glyoxylate aminotransferase family protein, which translates to MRQTISINDSGRLQLTPLEIPSRLLLGPGPSNAHPTVLQAMNTSPVGHLDPAFLALMDEIQSLLRYVWQTENSLTIAVSGTGTAAMEATIANAVEPGDVVLIGVAGYFGNRLVDMAGRYGADVRSITKPWGQVFNLDELQTALKTHRPTILALVHAETSTGARQPLEGVADLCREFGTLLLVDTVTSLGGVPLFLDAWGVDLAYSCSQKGLGCPPGASPFTMSARAVEKLQQRQTKVANWYLDMLLLGKYWGAERTYHHTAPINLYYALREALRLLAEEGLANSWQRHQKNVEYLWEGLENLGLSMHVEQEYRLPTLTTVRIPAGVDGKAIARQLLNEHNIEIGGGLGELAGLVWRVGLMGFNSRKESVDQLLAALRQVLPK; encoded by the coding sequence ATGAGGCAAACAATTTCAATTAACGACTCTGGGCGCTTGCAACTCACACCGCTAGAAATTCCATCCCGTCTACTGTTAGGGCCTGGGCCCTCCAATGCCCATCCTACAGTTCTGCAAGCGATGAATACTTCACCCGTTGGGCATCTTGACCCAGCTTTTCTCGCACTCATGGATGAAATTCAGTCGTTGCTACGCTACGTATGGCAAACAGAAAACTCACTTACCATTGCAGTCAGTGGTACGGGAACAGCTGCAATGGAAGCAACCATCGCCAATGCTGTAGAACCCGGTGATGTGGTTTTGATTGGTGTAGCTGGTTACTTTGGTAATCGCCTCGTAGATATGGCTGGACGTTATGGCGCTGATGTCCGAAGCATTACCAAACCTTGGGGACAAGTCTTCAACTTGGATGAACTCCAAACTGCCTTAAAAACTCATCGTCCAACTATCTTAGCTCTAGTTCATGCCGAAACCTCCACCGGCGCACGTCAACCCTTGGAAGGGGTCGCTGATTTGTGTCGTGAATTTGGCACTTTGTTATTAGTGGATACGGTGACAAGTTTGGGCGGCGTCCCGTTGTTTTTGGATGCTTGGGGAGTTGACTTAGCCTATAGTTGTAGCCAAAAAGGGTTAGGTTGCCCGCCTGGTGCTTCTCCCTTTACGATGAGTGCGCGTGCAGTTGAAAAATTGCAACAGCGCCAAACGAAAGTTGCAAACTGGTATTTAGATATGTTGTTGCTAGGCAAGTATTGGGGTGCTGAACGCACCTATCACCACACCGCACCGATTAATTTATATTATGCATTGCGGGAAGCACTGCGTTTGCTTGCAGAAGAGGGATTAGCAAATTCCTGGCAGCGGCATCAAAAGAACGTAGAATATCTCTGGGAAGGTTTAGAGAATTTAGGACTGAGTATGCACGTTGAGCAAGAGTATAGACTGCCAACGCTTACCACTGTCCGCATTCCAGCCGGGGTAGATGGTAAAGCGATCGCTCGGCAGTTACTCAACGAACATAATATTGAAATTGGCGGTGGTCTTGGCGAACTCGCGGGTCTTGTTTGGCGCGTGGGATTGATGGGCTTTAATAGTCGAAAGGAAAGTGTTGACCAACTTTTAGCAGCACTACGGCAGGTTTTGCCTAAGTAG
- a CDS encoding adenylate kinase family protein codes for MRLVILGGSGSGKSTQAQRLCRYFDIPLISTGEILRSAISGNQPLPEFRCLEADPRTSLSVYASLSELGYHVRSYMQKGELVPDEMIIELIRIRLRQADINCDWVLEGYPRTAFQAEELDFLLDDLGQKLDWAIYLQVPEAVMVSRSLGRSLPDDQPEIVQRRVELFYDRTIPILEYYDRRRCLLTINGDQSPEMVQLNILTLLSVP; via the coding sequence GTGAGATTGGTGATTCTGGGAGGTTCAGGATCGGGGAAAAGCACTCAAGCACAAAGGCTTTGCAGATACTTTGATATTCCTCTGATTTCTACAGGTGAGATTTTACGGTCAGCAATATCTGGCAATCAGCCCCTGCCGGAATTTCGATGCTTGGAAGCCGATCCCCGGACTTCTCTTTCGGTTTACGCTAGCTTGAGTGAACTAGGCTACCACGTACGGTCCTACATGCAAAAAGGAGAGTTAGTTCCAGACGAAATGATTATTGAATTGATCCGAATACGCCTCAGACAAGCAGACATTAACTGCGATTGGGTGTTAGAAGGCTATCCCCGTACTGCGTTCCAAGCTGAAGAATTAGATTTTTTATTGGATGATTTAGGGCAAAAGCTAGATTGGGCAATTTATCTCCAAGTCCCGGAAGCTGTGATGGTTAGTCGATCCTTGGGGCGATCGCTACCAGATGACCAACCAGAAATCGTGCAGCGCCGTGTAGAATTATTCTACGATCGCACCATTCCCATCCTAGAATATTACGACCGTCGTCGCTGCTTGTTGACAATCAACGGCGACCAATCACCAGAGATGGTACAGCTAAATATTTTAACTCTGCTTTCAGTTCCTTAG
- the cruF gene encoding gamma-carotene 1'-hydroxylase CruF, producing MRQLIIAERVCLIGHIASKAFGLVGMLLVVPNAERIFNLSQVGETAVQLSMAGGGVVDIILGTVAVSIYAYRTLGLGTWLAFMLPAMFISLGSELLGTSTGFPFGDYSYLSGLGYKIGGLVPFTIPLSWFYVGLSCYLIARTGLKVPQKPSWGRHIAAIAVGALLFTCWDFALEPAMSQTSLPFWYWEQPGAFFGTPYQNYMGWFGTSALFMSVAGLLWRNTSIKLERSQLNLPLVVYLTNFVFAAGLSLAAGFSIPVLLGLLLGVIPAVALWSRSSTTPAQVTVEPITKEVSVAKVEVALK from the coding sequence ATGAGACAACTTATTATTGCTGAACGCGTATGCCTCATTGGTCATATCGCGTCAAAAGCCTTTGGACTGGTAGGGATGCTACTGGTAGTACCTAATGCCGAAAGAATTTTCAACTTATCGCAGGTAGGAGAAACTGCCGTACAGTTAAGTATGGCTGGCGGTGGTGTAGTTGATATCATCTTAGGGACAGTAGCTGTCTCTATTTATGCCTACCGGACGTTGGGATTAGGAACTTGGCTGGCATTTATGCTACCGGCTATGTTTATCTCTTTGGGGAGTGAACTACTGGGAACGAGTACAGGGTTTCCATTTGGTGATTATAGCTACTTGAGTGGCTTGGGTTATAAAATTGGGGGGCTAGTTCCTTTCACAATTCCTTTATCTTGGTTTTATGTTGGGCTGTCGTGTTACTTAATTGCGAGAACTGGTTTGAAAGTGCCTCAAAAACCCAGTTGGGGACGCCATATTGCTGCGATAGCCGTTGGTGCTTTGCTCTTCACTTGCTGGGACTTTGCCCTTGAACCGGCTATGAGTCAAACTTCTCTGCCCTTTTGGTATTGGGAACAACCAGGAGCTTTCTTTGGAACACCTTACCAGAACTATATGGGTTGGTTTGGTACTAGCGCCCTGTTTATGAGTGTGGCAGGATTATTGTGGAGAAATACCTCGATTAAATTAGAGCGATCGCAACTCAATCTGCCCTTAGTCGTTTATTTAACTAACTTTGTCTTCGCCGCTGGACTCAGCTTGGCCGCTGGATTCTCTATCCCTGTGTTACTCGGCTTATTGCTAGGTGTGATTCCGGCTGTGGCGCTGTGGTCAAGGAGTTCAACCACACCTGCTCAAGTTACTGTTGAACCAATAACCAAAGAAGTATCAGTAGCAAAGGTTGAAGTTGCCTTGAAATAA